The Orrella daihaiensis genome contains the following window.
ACACCGGAGGCTACACACTATATGACTTGGCTGACCGATTGCGCACCCGTGGCTGGCAGGTACCCGCATATTCGATGCCAGCCAATCGCGAAGACCTCGTGATACAGCGTATTCTCGTGCGTCACGGTGTGAGCATGGACTTGGCCGAACTATTGCTTGATGACATGCACCGTGCCCTTGACCACTTTGAGAAGCATCCCGTGGGCAAGCCCCTTTCAAGATCAGAAGCTGGCGGATATAGCCACTGATGTGTTTTAACTGCGATTGAACTTTTGCGCGATTAACCTGAAATTTATGTAGCTATGGCTAAAGACACAGATAGCACCAAACAATTAAGTCTGGTCGGATTTTTCGCGATAACCGCGTCCATGGTCATGGCTGTTTACGAGTATCCCACCTTCGCCACCTCAGGCTTTAGCCTGGTGTTCTTCCTGTTGCTAGGTGGTGCCCTATGGTTTGTACCGGTGGGCTTGTGTTCAGCAGAAATGGCAACGGTTGAGGGCTGGGAAGAAGGCGGGGTGTTTACCTGGGTCAACAACACGCTCGGTGAGCGCTGGGGGTTTGCGGCGATTTCATTTGGTTATCTGCAAATTGCGATTGGCTTTATCCCCATGCTGTACTTTGTGCTGGGGTCGCTGTCCTACATTCTGGCCTGGCCTGCCTTGAACAATGACCCTATTGTTAAGACCATCGGTGGACTAGTCATTCTGTGGGTGTTGGCATTCACACAGTTCGGGGGCACCAAGCACACAGCCCAGATCGCCAAGGTGGGGTTCTTTCTGGGCATTCTCTTGCCGGCCATCATTTTAGTCGGACTGGCGGTTAGTTATCTGGTCAGTGGCGGTCATGTGGCCATCGAAATGTCGGCTGCAACCTTCTTTCCGGATTTCACGCAACTTGGCACACTCGTGGTGTTTGTGGCTTTCATTCTGAGCTACATGGGTGTTGAAGCCTCAGCCACGCACGTCAATGAAATGAAAAACCCTGGACGTGACTACCCACTGGCAATACTACTACTTATGATGGCGGCCATTTGTCTGAGTTCGATCGGTGGCTTGTCAGTTGCAGCGGTGATCCCATTACACGAGATCAACCTGTCAGCTGGTGTAGTTCAAACCTTCGAAGTTTTGGTGAAACATTTTGGTGCCGGACTCGAATGGGCAGTGCGTGTCATCGCTGCCCTGCTCGTGCTCGGTGTATTGGCCGAAATCGCCGCCTGGATTGTGGGGCCATCGCGCGGTATGTATGTCACCGCGCAAAAAGGCATCCTCCCGCATCGCTTTAATAAGGTCAACAAAAACGGCGTGCCGGTGGCACTGGTAATTTTTCAGTTGTCGATTACCACAGTGGCGCTGATTGTGCTGACCAACACGGGTGGTGGCAATAACTTGTCATTCATGATTGCCTTGACACTGACTGTCCTGATTTACTTGTGCAGCTACTTCCTGCTATTTCTTGGCTACCTGCACCTTGTCCTTAAGCAGCCTGCGAAAAAGCGTGTCTTTAACGTGCCTGGCGGAACCAAAATCAAAGTAATTGTTGCCACTTCAGGCTTGATCATTTCGCTCTTGGCATTTGTGGTCTCGTTTATACCACCAAGCTCGTTGCCTGCGACTGCCAGCCTAGACGCTTATCTCGAACTACTGATTGGCAGTTTTGTTGTAGTCGTTTCAATTCCGTTCATTGTCTATGCTATCCATACCAAGCACGGCAAAACAACCAACGCCACGTTGCAGCTTATCAAACATCACAACGCGCCTGAGGGTCACTTTTTCATTCACCCACGCGCACGTTCAACGCATCATTTTGATGTGCACGGCGATGAGAACAAGAAATAGCAGTCCGAGCACCACCACCGAGGCAATGCTAGGCAGGATCATATAGATTCAAGCGCAGTTCGGCAGCAACATCGGCAATCATTTTTTGTGCTCTGACACTGTTGCCAAACCCATCTAGCGGTGGCGAGAAGGCGGCAATGCCAAGCTTGCCTGGTGCCACAGCCATAATGCCGCCACCCACGCCACTCTTTGCGGGCAGCCCGACGGTGTAGGCCCAATCGCCAGAACTGTCATATAACCCCTCCATGGTCATCTCTGCCAAGATACGCGGCACATGATGGCCCTTTAAGACCTGCATCCCTGTTTTGGGATTCCTGCCACGCGCGGCAAGTGTTGCGGCCATGATAGCGAGCTCCACCGTGGTGATGAGTGTGGAGCATTGTCTGGTGTAGACATCACAGACTTGCATCGGATCAGCGGACATCGTGCCGTCAGCATACATAAGCCAGGCAATAGCGCGGTTGTGAAAATTCGTTGTTTGCTCAGACTGATTAACTTCATCTGACAGCTTGATGTCACCACCAGTCAAATCACATTGCATCCGTAAAATTCGCTGCCACCGGTGTTCAACGTCTTTAGCATCGACCAAACTGACTGTTGCCATTGCACCAGCATTTACTAGAGGTGACTGTGGCTTACCACCATGCAACTCCAATGCCATCACGGAATTAAAGGCTAAGCCCGTCGGATCGGCACCGATCTTTTGTTGCACCTCTTCTGGGCCAACATCCTCGAGCGCTAATGCCAGCGTAGCGACCTTGGAGATGGATTCAATGGCGAAGGGATATTGGCAATCACCAGCAGCACAAACTGTGCCGTCAGACAAAACCACAGTCAGCGCAGACAGCGTCGATGACACATCGGCTAGATAAGGGATGTAGCTCGCATTATTACCACCAGAGACCTCTTTATATCGGGAGTGTACGTCTTTAACCAATGACTGAAGTTTGACCGGATCAAATCGCATACGAAGTCCTTATTTGTATGAATCGCTGTCAGGAACAACATAAATTCTTTATGAGGAATGCATTCACCGGATCTTAGGTATTGTGAGATTACGGGCTAAACACAGCGCAAGCTCAGGGCACATAACAAACCAGCTATCAAACCGTTAGTCATGCTAACTGCAGCCGTGCCAGCCGTGCATACAAACCGTCTTGCTCAGCCATAGCCAAGAGCTCCTGATGCGTACCTTGCTCCACCAACCTGCCCTCATCGAGCACCAGAATACGATCCACGCTAAGCACCGTCGCTAAACGATGCGCAATGATTAAAGACGTTCGACCGGGCAATACCGATTCCAATGCAAGCTGTACCTCACGCTCAGATACAGCATCAAGCGCACTTGTCGC
Protein-coding sequences here:
- the gadC gene encoding glutamate:gamma-aminobutyrate antiporter, coding for MAKDTDSTKQLSLVGFFAITASMVMAVYEYPTFATSGFSLVFFLLLGGALWFVPVGLCSAEMATVEGWEEGGVFTWVNNTLGERWGFAAISFGYLQIAIGFIPMLYFVLGSLSYILAWPALNNDPIVKTIGGLVILWVLAFTQFGGTKHTAQIAKVGFFLGILLPAIILVGLAVSYLVSGGHVAIEMSAATFFPDFTQLGTLVVFVAFILSYMGVEASATHVNEMKNPGRDYPLAILLLMMAAICLSSIGGLSVAAVIPLHEINLSAGVVQTFEVLVKHFGAGLEWAVRVIAALLVLGVLAEIAAWIVGPSRGMYVTAQKGILPHRFNKVNKNGVPVALVIFQLSITTVALIVLTNTGGGNNLSFMIALTLTVLIYLCSYFLLFLGYLHLVLKQPAKKRVFNVPGGTKIKVIVATSGLIISLLAFVVSFIPPSSLPATASLDAYLELLIGSFVVVVSIPFIVYAIHTKHGKTTNATLQLIKHHNAPEGHFFIHPRARSTHHFDVHGDENKK
- the glsA gene encoding glutaminase A translates to MRFDPVKLQSLVKDVHSRYKEVSGGNNASYIPYLADVSSTLSALTVVLSDGTVCAAGDCQYPFAIESISKVATLALALEDVGPEEVQQKIGADPTGLAFNSVMALELHGGKPQSPLVNAGAMATVSLVDAKDVEHRWQRILRMQCDLTGGDIKLSDEVNQSEQTTNFHNRAIAWLMYADGTMSADPMQVCDVYTRQCSTLITTVELAIMAATLAARGRNPKTGMQVLKGHHVPRILAEMTMEGLYDSSGDWAYTVGLPAKSGVGGGIMAVAPGKLGIAAFSPPLDGFGNSVRAQKMIADVAAELRLNLYDPA